One window from the genome of Solea solea chromosome 2, fSolSol10.1, whole genome shotgun sequence encodes:
- the LOC131446059 gene encoding tripartite motif-containing protein 16-like, translated as MAGVQLQRETLSCSICLDLLKDPVALTCGHSFCMNCIKDHWDREDEKRIYSCPHCRKIFMPRPELLKNVMLADLVEKLKKTGLHADHCYAGAEDVACDVCTGRKLKALKSCLDCLASYCEEHLQPHHQAPPLKKHKLVEPFKNLQENICPLHYKLMDLFCRTDQQCICYLCSVDEHKDHDMVSAAAERKQKQTELDLSREEVQQRVQDIDRDVKVLQQEEKALTLSADKAVKDTDESFTEMMHLLQRRSSDVKQQIRSKQETEVRRVKDLQEKLQQELTKLKKREAELKQLSLTQDHSQFLLNYRSLSALSPSTHSSTVHVRPLRHFEDVTVPVAKVRGQLQDVLTKTWTNVSLAVARVDVLLTEPEAEPETRAEFLRYSQEIKLDPNTANKFLLLYEGNSEKVTVTWVNQSYPHRTDRFTDVGQVMSKQSLTGRCYWEVEWSGGGGVCVAVTYKNISRSGLDECRFGFNVKSWSLDCDHNSCSFIHNSIRTKVSNVKVSRVGVYLDHRAGLLSLYRVSDILTLIHRVQTTFTQPLYAGVRFYSPGTTAELCKLK; from the coding sequence ATGGCAGGagttcagctgcagagagaaacctTGTCTTGTTCCATCTGTTTGGATCTTCTGAAGGATCCGGTGGCTCTTACCTGTGGACACAGCTTCTGTATGAACTGTATTAAAGACCACTGGGACAGAGAGGATGAGAAGAGGATCTACAGCTGCCCTCATTGTAGAAAGATCTTTATGCCGAGGCCTGAACTGTTAAAAAACGTCATGTTAGCAGATTTAGTGGAGAAGCTGAAGAAGACTGGACTCCACGCTGatcactgctatgctggagctgaagatgtggcctgtgatgtctgcactggcaggaaactgaaagctctcaagtcctgtttggattgtttggcctcttactgtgaggaacatctccagcctcatcATCAAGCACCTCCATTAAAGAAGCACAAGCTGGTGGAGCCGTTCAAGAACCTCCAGGAGAACATCTGCCCTCTTCACTATAAGTTGATGGACTTGTTCTGCCGCACTGATCAGCAGTGCATCTgttatctctgctctgtggacgaACATAAAGACCACGACAtggtctcagctgcagcagagaggaagcAGAAGCAGACAGAGCTGGATCTGAGTCGAGAAGAAGTCCAGCAGAGAGTCCAGGACATAGACAGAGACGTGAAGGTGCTTCAACAGGAGGAGAaggctctcactctctctgctgataaagCTGTGAAGGACACAGACGAGAGCTTCACTGAGATGATGCATCTCCTGCAGAGAAGAAGCTCTGACgtgaagcagcagatcagatccaAGCAGGAAACCGAGGTGAGACGAGTCAAAGATCTTCAGGAGAAACTTCAGCAGGAGCTCACTaagctgaagaagagagaagctgaactgaagcagctctcactcacacaagaCCACAGCCAGTTTCTCCTCAACTACCGCTCACTGTCAGCACTCAGTCCGTCGACACACTCGTCCACCGTCCACGTCCGTCCTCTGAGACACTTTGAGGATGTGACAGTGCCTGtggcaaaggtcagaggtcaactgcAGGACGTCCTGACCAAGACGTGGACAAACGTCTCACTGGCTGTGGCTCGAGTAGATGTTTTACTGACAGAACCAGAAGCAGAACCAGAGACCAGAGCTGAATTCCTCAGATATTCACAGGAAATCAaactggatccaaacacagcaaacaaatttctgttattatatgaGGGAAACAGTGAAAAAGTGACAGTAACGTGGGTAAATCAGTCTTATCCTCATCGCACAGACAGATTCACTGATGTGGGTCAGGTGATGAGTAAACAGAGTCTGACTGGAcgttgttactgggaggtggagtggagcggaggaggaggagtttgtgTAGCAGTGACGTACAAGAACATCAGCAGATCAGGTTTAGATGAATGTAGATTTGGATTCAATGTCAAATCTTGGTCTTTAGATTGTGACCACAACAGTTGTAGTTTCATTCACAACAGCATCAGGACTAAAGTCTCAAATGTTAAAGTCTCCAGAGTCGGAGTTTACCTGGACCACAGAGCAGGTCTTCTGTCCTTATACAGAGTCTCTGACATCCTGACTCTGatccacagagtccagaccacgtTCACTCAGCCTCTCTATGCTGGAGTTAGGTTTTATTCACCTGGAACCACAGCTGAGTTGTGTAAACTCAAATAG
- the gbx2 gene encoding homeobox protein GBX-2 translates to MSAAFSSSFMVMQRPLGSSTAFSIDSLIGGPPQQCSPGHFVYTGYPMFMPYRSVVLQPPPPPPPAAAVAPHPAAPHAAAGLQQPLSAHPHLQSGFCSSLAHGLTHGLTQSMALMAALPAGFSASPQQQNQNLDSARKFVFEKAQELRLEAEDKSFLAGKESTLQAFHDTDTTVLTSTGRGLSKDDSRDEDSGRREDSFMDSDCDYSSDDNIKEDQGDGGGAGGPEEAQHLHGGSGSGGAGSGGGSGGKNRRRRTAFTSEQLLELEKEFHCKKYLSLTERSQIAHALKLSEVQVKIWFQNRRAKWKRVKAGNVNNKSGEPSRNPKIVVPIPVHVSRFAIRSQHQQMEQNRP, encoded by the exons ATGAGCGCAGCCTTCAGCTCGTCCTTCATGGTGATGCAGCGGCCGCTCGGAAGCTCCACCGCCTTCAGCATCGACTCTCTGATCGGCGGGCCGCCGCAGCAATGCAGCCCGGGACACTTCGTGTACACCGGTTACCCCATGTTCATGCCGTACCGCTccgtggtactgcagcctcctccacctcctccacctgctgctgctgtcgctccTCACCCCGCTGCTCCTCACGCTGCTGCGGGGCTGCAGCAGCCGCTGTCCGCTCACCCGCACCTGCAGAGCGGCTTCTGCTCCAGCCTGGCGCATGGACTGACGCACGGACTGACGCAGAGCATGGCGCTGATGGCGGCGCTACCCGCGGGTTTCTCTGCGTCCCCGCAGCAGCAGAACCAGAACCTGGACTCCGCCAGgaagtttgtgtttgaaaaggcGCAGGAGCTGCGGTTGGAGGCGGAGGACAAGAGTTTCCTGGCGGGGAAAGAGTCCACGCTGCAGGCTTTCCACGACACGGACACGACGGTGCTCACGTCCACAG GGAGAGGCCTGAGTAAAGACGACAGCAGGGACGAGGACAGCGGCCGCAGAGAGGACTCTTTCATGGACAGTGACTGCGACTACAGCTCTGACGACAACATCAAGGAGGACCAGGGAGacggaggaggagcaggaggtccGGAGGAGGCCCAGCACCTGCACGGAGGCTCCGGGTCCGGAGGCGCGGggagcggcggcggcagcggcgggaAGAACCGGCGGCGGCGGACGGCGTTCACGAGCGAgcagctgctggagctggagaaaGAGTTCCACTGTAAAAAATACCTGTCGCTCACGGAGCGCTCACAGATCGCGCATGCGCTCAAACTCAGCGAGGTCCAGGTGAAGATCTGGTTCCAGAACCGACGCGCCAAATGGAAGCGGGTTAAAGCCGGAAACGTCAACAACAAGTCCGGGGAACCGTCCCGGAACCCAAAGATTGTGGTTCCGATCCCGGTGCACGTGAGCCGCTTCGCCATCAGGAGTCAGCACCAGCAGATGGAGCAAAACAGACCGTAG